aaaaaattatttacgcaaatttgaaatatcaaaatatttattgttatcaaaaatcaaaagtgcgttacaaagttttttaatcatattgttttctttataatattttcgtaCAGGTATTTTTACACTTTACTAAAAAACGTCACCctgtatttatcaatttattcgaATAATTTTCACCATAAGTTACTTATCAATtgaatttgaagtagaactgtcaaattgtcattttaataataataatataatatgttaTACAATGTATGAGATAGAGACTatgtttacatattttttctacCCTTGTATAAATCTTATACACCAGAAACTACGatatgttttgaataaattaaaataacttgtaCAATATATAATCAAGTTCCATACTCCGCCATTGTATTAACTGTTAACAATTTTATGGTCATCTAGACAACCAGCGTTGCCAAACTTATCATAAGATTAAAAGTTTTCGGAATTTCTACGATGATTACGCTGTGATTAAGTATAATTTCGAGTAATCttgttgaaacaaattttttttaccgGAATTATGTACGATGATATTCATTGACTAGATagattattataatgaaagtattatttgtatatttttgttgtattattaTCGAACGATAAAGTTTTTATTGTAACAATGGCAACTCTGTTTTGGTCAAAAGCGATAGTATTGAACGAGAGGGAAACAGAATACATAACTTCCTATAtagtttctaattttaattttagggTATGTAAAGAATTTGAGAAACCGTGAAGATTTGAAGGAAGCAACACCAAAGAAATTACAACatttaaaaacttattatttatgTAATGAAAACATACAAGTAATTGGTACTTTAGCAACAATTACAAAGAAATAATATGGTAAGAcaacatgttttatatattttttcttggtggttattgaaattttttcttaggCGCGAGGAAGAGGTGGAGATGGTTGCAAAAAATGTCTTTTAGGGACTTGTTTGTACATgtgagtaaaatttttatttctaatattttagtTATAATGACAAAAATAAGTACgtttatataaatgtattagtattgtttaaatcattaaaataataatattgacaaaGAAAGTGGTGAAAACATCTAATAGGACTAATGTCAAAACGATCTTACACGACTATACACGATTCTATATCCCTTTGGtcacttttaattaatatatgagAATCAAATTCTCGATTGATTGACATTAGTCCTaatacgagagttgctactgaagttttgagataagacaaataaacacaaatatttataattgaatgtgactctattgtttttcaaaatattttccattaacaTTAATTCACTTCAGCTTGCTAGATAGTGCTTTATCAacaaaagtcgaaacgagttGATCGGTACACTACTTTTGGTTTAATCCACGacgaaaataatagaaaattattgcacaaaaatatatttttttcaccaaGATGAACgtttcaagtatttgtaaatAACTCAAACAGCATTCGTTTTGAGTACATTCACCATTAAAATGtcaacgtcagatttgacagaatcacatcagtgttgccatatctcaaaagtTAAGTAGCAACCCTAGTAGATATACGTATTATCGgcttaaaaaatgtttgaactTCCAGTTTTGTGGttctactattattatttatagtagTATTCGTTATAGTCCCCGTAGTATTTAAATATAGTGTCGGAATTCAACGAAGTCTAATATTTCCCACATGTGagttgaattaaatttatttttgtgtacGTTTTGATTACGAATTAATGTTTTTTAGGGGTCATCACTCCTAAAAATTACTCAGACATtgatgatttcaaaataaaaggaGTAAAAAACTTTTACGTAAATCTGTACGATAATTACACGACAGATGGCGCTGAAAATATAATTCTAGGCGTATGGCAAATATTACCAGACGAGTTATTGAGTGAATTAATCGATAATAGTGATTATAATTTTGACGGTATATTGAATAATGGAAATTATAGTATATTACTATATTTACATGGAAATGGACAGGACAGGACCGAATCTGTGGAAATCTATAATGTTCTAAGGAAATTTTTCCACATATTTGCTGTTGATTATAGAGGTAAGTTGATATTTTTCAGTGAAAAATTTAACTATTCTAATAATAGTTGTGTAAAGATATTGAAAATCACacaaaaattaaggaaaaacggcctcatatgtcgaagaaacaaccactgtttcatcaagataatgccCCGATTCAGTAGTCGATGGTTAAATTCAACGAATTGCTTCCTTATCCATCATATAGTCCATATCTGGCCAACAGTGACTACTGagtattcgctgatctcaaaaaaagctcgcgataagaaatttaattcaattgaagaAGCAACTGCTGAAagtgaagcctattttgaggcaaaagcgttggaatgattttactgctcttgaaggagataacattgatgaataaaatcgatttttaaaatgtaCTGGTGTCTATTTATTCAAGGTTGTGTTgcaaaattttaggttatgctGATTCAACTTCTGCCGAATTAACTGAAACGGCAATAGTAAGAGACATAGTGGAATTTTACAAATGGTTGAGTGTTCGTAcgaattcaaaaatatatgtttgGGGACACTCATTAGGTACCGGAGTTGGTACTCAACTTAtagcaaatttaaaaaaagataaaattagcAGCAAAGGACTCATCTTGGAATCACCGTTTACATCTGTTACAGATGTGATGATGATCCATCCTGTAATAAAGGTAATTTCACTGTTagtccatttttttttaatttataacaataacttaaaaaaaatgacaacaagtgatattttttgtttgcaaatcCAGTTTATTGTGGTTAACGTCTGGaaaattcttgatttattttaatttttctgttagACCTTCTCGTTTCTCCCATGGTTTAGATCAACTTTAATAGAACCAATGATAGACAATGGTTTCAATTTCGATTCAGCAAAATATATCCTGGATGTAGATTGTCCTATAATGATAGTTCACGCAAAGGATGACACAATTATACCCTATACTTTCGCTAATGAGGTATGCTTTCAAAGTAGAAACATTGTACTTGAATATTACACtcatttatagaaatattacgTATATATAAGAACTATGAGGGACAGTCAATGATTTCAGGAtgattattaacatttttagcTTTATAATATAGCGGTGAATAACAGAAATTGGACGTATCAAGGTAATGTCACTTATCATCTATTTGATGAGTTGAATTATGGTCACATGTACATCTTCAAAGCTCCAGAACTACCAACTTTTGTTAGGTAAGTGTAGGATCTCTTTTACCAAGAGACATAATGTTTATAAAcccaaaatatcaaaatttgttgaattgtTATTCTCTTTTCCCTTgtgattttgtatatatatatatatatatatatatatatatatatatatatatatacaacaaattcaaagaaattttcgaaaaactatGAAACTACCATTCGGTTGCATTATTAATCAagaaagtttttaaattaatcTTAATTTGTCGTCAGACACGcgatttatatttgtttaattcaatGTCTTGTTCTCTGGAATTATGACAGTCGATAGACTAATTAATGGACAAAAGTACCAAAAATcaccaacaaaaaatattcctcAATTTTCAATGTTTCGCTTCTGGTAGAAGTCTCCAAAAGTAATCTGCTCTTATTAACGAAATGGCCTGATGAAATGAAGTTAATATCGAAAAACTACCTACTGTTTTtggtttattaatattttatttcagtgAATTCATCGAAGAATGTGATAAGTTTGAGAAGAATAAATGAGGATTAGAAATGGTGTACTGAAAATTTGCCACTATAGGatcaaaaattgtattaaattttttatgtacttATAATTTTACTACTTCGTAATAAAAACATTTGGCTGTTACTTCTACTTACCTTCTTTTATTCCTTATCCTTATTTACGGAAACAAATTTAATTGGTTGTATATTCCAATAAAGATCAGAATGGCGTACAACGTTTTCTCTTGTTT
The window above is part of the Diorhabda sublineata isolate icDioSubl1.1 chromosome 3, icDioSubl1.1, whole genome shotgun sequence genome. Proteins encoded here:
- the LOC130441212 gene encoding lysophosphatidylserine lipase ABHD12-like; its protein translation is MARGRGGDGCKKCLLGTCLYIFVVLLLLFIVVFVIVPVVFKYSVGIQRSLIFPTWVITPKNYSDIDDFKIKGVKNFYVNLYDNYTTDGAENIILGVWQILPDELLSELIDNSDYNFDGILNNGNYSILLYLHGNGQDRTESVEIYNVLRKFFHIFAVDYRGYADSTSAELTETAIVRDIVEFYKWLSVRTNSKIYVWGHSLGTGVGTQLIANLKKDKISSKGLILESPFTSVTDVMMIHPVIKTFSFLPWFRSTLIEPMIDNGFNFDSAKYILDVDCPIMIVHAKDDTIIPYTFANELYNIAVNNRNWTYQGNVTYHLFDELNYGHMYIFKAPELPTFVSEFIEECDKFEKNK